In Juglans microcarpa x Juglans regia isolate MS1-56 chromosome 4S, Jm3101_v1.0, whole genome shotgun sequence, a single window of DNA contains:
- the LOC121263321 gene encoding meiosis-specific protein ASY3 isoform X2: MSDCRSIGSNRYRSSQSRKISIGVMVDSVGNKRSRSTKEDKATVASAERMNLNVDTSAEIKKKGQEVTAPVKGKQTDTPEQENSPWITPRSLYPQAPFPESVLHLEQPVTSGQQNNLNGQSSEPATYSVQLFVNKASILESGDGNQKKFDGFTYKRKGVKDRTTERVEEFAFATAQQVHVSDQVVIEDKADKTRNRTGILRMKLWEILGNVSSPKNENSNFQRPEVGTNNMKLGQNFDQNAVTVARCRQNSDTIETDSEASDHASRRPVTRSLTRKRVRQKVQVNGTKCGPSSGYIHKHHEKNFSLEGGLGRVNGAINGDSSKPMRKKIEKKSKRIEPRKILFPKKDVMDQIQEASYRSEAKVPAERKFSRGNQMEDIYGCIYEDEREYLGLENKIQEILHQSPLIDKTNLQGDFNSPVNQQDVASPSLNNDVQLQDNFQSPIFGFKTPISSSNPTAAPKTDRAVDDSHTSTPKMDQLLPGVHNPAPAERIFSVGHIRGFSTLQTSKSDCHGSITQAYFFVQLFRGYSIAFVLFAKLEHCFCILYFLIVLQGDTEVLTPPPEPAADTEERDTEDDLSETSAEERDYESSEEGSPIIEAYTGCRDRDILSSELVAAKQKKFMLHSTKRLQIRESIRFDNSSPTSPSPKGTGESNWMQEPSDQSQDDGLMRAIKLFALEIQKLQSKIESETTKKSSEILMSTSDGIYLQLQNLGSHIQTDVGKFTSMSKSRRKGFEVKLEEQHKELKLIHEKFKEDINRHFQDYRTTLEGLEAHHLELKGTMEKQKASHRKLLLQVEEGVEAQLNHAQRRITAIHELARGKMLQLKHVVSMCLKEGILS; this comes from the exons ATGAGTGATTGCCGGAGTATTGGAAGCAATCGTTATCGGTCCAGTCAATCTAGGAAGATCTCCATTGGAGTAATGGTTGACTCAGTAGGCAATAAAAGGTCTAGATCTACAAAGGAAGATAAGGCTACAGTGGCAAGTGCAGAAAGGATGAATCTTAATGTTGATACTTCcgcagaaataaaaaagaaggggCAAGAAGTCACAGCTCCTGTCAAAGGGAAACAAACGGACACTCCGGAGCAGGAGAACTCCCCATGGATTACTCCAAGATCACTTTATCCGCAAGCACCTTTTCCAGAGTCTGTTCTTCATTTAGAGCAACCAGTCACTAGTGGCCAGCAAAACAACCTTAACGGACAAAGTAGTGAACCAGCAACATACTCGGTTCAGTTGTTTGTGAACAAGGCATCAATTTTAGAGTCTGGCGATGGCAACCAGAAGAAGTTTGATGGGTTTACCTACAAAAGGAAGGGAGTAAAGGACAGAACCACAGAGAGGGTGGAGGAATTTGCATTTGCCACTGCACAACAAGTTCACGTGTCCGACCAAGTTGTGATAGAGGATAAAGCAGACAAAACAAGAAACAGGACTGGAATTTTGAGAATGAAGCTTTGGGAAATACTTGGCAATGTTTCTTCGCCTAAAAATGAGAATTCTAACTTTCAGAGACCTGAGGTTGGCACCAATAATATGAAGCTGGGGCAGAATTTTGATCAGAATGCTGTTACAGTTGCCAGGTGTAGACAGAATTCAGATACGATAGAAACTGATTCTGAAGCTTCTGATCATGCTAGCAGGAGACCAGTAACTCGTTCTTTGACGCGTAAAAGAGTGAGACAGAAAGTGCAAGTAAATGGGACTAAATGTGGTCCATCCTCTGGTTACATACACAAGCATCATGAGAAGAACTTCTCCTTGGAAGGAGGGTTGGGGAGAGTAAATGGTGCTATCAATGGTGATTCCTCAAAGCCTATGAggaagaagatagagaaaaagagtaaaagaatTGAGCCCCGTAAGATTTTGTTTCCTAAAAAGGATGTTATGGATCAGATTCAGGAAGCAAGTTATAGAAGTGAAGCAAAAGTTCCTGCTGAGAGAAAATTTTCACGTGGCAATCAAATGGAAGATATTTATGGTTGCATATATGAGGATGAGAGAGAGTACCTTGGACTGGAGAATAAAATCCAAGAAATTCTGCATCAATCACCATTGATAGACAAGACTAATCTCCAGGGAGATTTTAACAGTCCAGTAAATCAACAAGACGTTGCTAGTCCATCTTTAAATAATGATGTGCAACTGCAAGATAATTTTCAAAGTCCTATATTTGGATTTAAAACACCCATCTCAAGTTCTAACCCTACCGCAGCTCCTAAAACAGACCGAGCAGTAGATGACTCACATACCTCAACTCCAAAAATGGACCAACTATTACCTGGTGTTCACAATCCTGCTCCAGCAGAGAGAATATTTTCTGTGGGACATATCCGTGGCTTCAGTACTTTGCAGACTTCAAAATCAGATTGTCATGGGTCAATCACACAGGCATATTTTTTTGTACAATTATTTAGAGGTTATAGTATTGCATTTGTGTTGTTTGCTAAGCTGGAGCATTGCTTCTGTATTTTGTATTTCCTTATTGTACTTCAGGGTGACACAGAAGTGCTTACCCCACCCCCGGAACCCGCTGCTGATACTGAAGAGAGGGATACAGAAGATGACTTATCTGAAACATCAGCTGAAGAGAGGGACTATGAGAGTTCAGAAGAGGGTTCACCCATCATTGAAGCATATACTG GTTGCAGAGACAGAGACATATTATCTTCAGAACTTGTTGCTGCCAAGCAGAAAAAATTCATGCTCCATTCAACTAAAAGGCTCCAGATACGTGAAAGCATTAGATTTGATAATAGCAGTCCTACCTCACCCTCTCCAAAAG GGACTGGAGAAAGTAATTGGATGCAAGAACCTTCAGATCAGAGCCAAGACGATGGACTGATGAG GGCTATCAAACTGTTTGCCTTGGAAATTCAAAAACTTCAAAGCAAAATAGAGTCAGAGACCActaaaaaatcatctgaaatccTGATGTCCACTTCTGATGGGATATATTTGCAGTTGCAGAACCTTGGGTCTCATATTCAGACAGATGT AGGGAAGTTCACAAGCATGAGTAAATCGAGAAGAAAAGGATTTGAAGTGAAACTTGAAG AGCAGCACAAAGAATTGAAGTTGATTcatgaaaaattcaaagaagacATTAACCGGCATTTCCAGGACTACAGAACCACATTGGAAGGGCTGGAAGCACACCACCTAGAGCTTAAGGGGACCATGGAGAAGCAAA AAGCATCGCACCGGAAGCTTCTCTTGCAAGTTGAAGAAGGGGTTGAAGCACAACTTAACCATGCTCAGAGAAGAATCACAGCCATCCATGAG TTGGCAAGGGGAAAGATGCTCCAATTGAAACACGTTGTCTCTATGTGTTTGAAGGAGGGTATTCTAAGCTGA
- the LOC121263321 gene encoding meiosis-specific protein ASY3 isoform X3, whose protein sequence is MEVDAPQTLLDDWMSDCRSIGSNRYRSSQSRKISIGVMVDSVGNKRSRSTKEDKATVASAERMNLNVDTSAEIKKKGQEVTAPVKGKQTDTPEQENSPWITPRSLYPQAPFPESVLHLEQPVTSGQQNNLNGQSSEPATYSVQLFVNKASILESGDGNQKKFDGFTYKRKGVKDRTTERVEEFAFATAQQVHVSDQVVIEDKADKTRNRTGILRMKLWEILGNVSSPKNENSNFQRPEVGTNNMKLGQNFDQNAVTVARCRQNSDTIETDSEASDHASRRPVTRSLTRKRVRQKVQVNGTKCGPSSGYIHKHHEKNFSLEGGLGRVNGAINGDSSKPMRKKIEKKSKRIEPRKILFPKKDVMDQIQEASYRSEAKVPAERKFSRGNQMEDIYGCIYEDEREYLGLENKIQEILHQSPLIDKTNLQGDFNSPVNQQDVASPSLNNDVQLQDNFQSPIFGFKTPISSSNPTAAPKTDRAVDDSHTSTPKMDQLLPGVHNPAPAERIFSVGHIRGFSTLQTSKSDCHGSITQGDTEVLTPPPEPAADTEERDTEDDLSETSAEERDYESSEEGSPIIEAYTGCRDRDILSSELVAAKQKKFMLHSTKRLQIRESIRFDNSSPTSPSPKGTGESNWMQEPSDQSQDDGLMRAIKLFALEIQKLQSKIESETTKKSSEILMSTSDGIYLQLQNLGSHIQTDVGKFTSMSKSRRKGFEVKLEEQHKELKLIHEKFKEDINRHFQDYRTTLEGLEAHHLELKGTMEKQKASHRKLLLQVEEGVEAQLNHAQRRITAIHELARGKMLQLKHVVSMCLKEGILS, encoded by the exons ATGGAGGTTGATGCACCGCAAACTCTACTAGAT GATTGGATGAGTGATTGCCGGAGTATTGGAAGCAATCGTTATCGGTCCAGTCAATCTAGGAAGATCTCCATTGGAGTAATGGTTGACTCAGTAGGCAATAAAAGGTCTAGATCTACAAAGGAAGATAAGGCTACAGTGGCAAGTGCAGAAAGGATGAATCTTAATGTTGATACTTCcgcagaaataaaaaagaaggggCAAGAAGTCACAGCTCCTGTCAAAGGGAAACAAACGGACACTCCGGAGCAGGAGAACTCCCCATGGATTACTCCAAGATCACTTTATCCGCAAGCACCTTTTCCAGAGTCTGTTCTTCATTTAGAGCAACCAGTCACTAGTGGCCAGCAAAACAACCTTAACGGACAAAGTAGTGAACCAGCAACATACTCGGTTCAGTTGTTTGTGAACAAGGCATCAATTTTAGAGTCTGGCGATGGCAACCAGAAGAAGTTTGATGGGTTTACCTACAAAAGGAAGGGAGTAAAGGACAGAACCACAGAGAGGGTGGAGGAATTTGCATTTGCCACTGCACAACAAGTTCACGTGTCCGACCAAGTTGTGATAGAGGATAAAGCAGACAAAACAAGAAACAGGACTGGAATTTTGAGAATGAAGCTTTGGGAAATACTTGGCAATGTTTCTTCGCCTAAAAATGAGAATTCTAACTTTCAGAGACCTGAGGTTGGCACCAATAATATGAAGCTGGGGCAGAATTTTGATCAGAATGCTGTTACAGTTGCCAGGTGTAGACAGAATTCAGATACGATAGAAACTGATTCTGAAGCTTCTGATCATGCTAGCAGGAGACCAGTAACTCGTTCTTTGACGCGTAAAAGAGTGAGACAGAAAGTGCAAGTAAATGGGACTAAATGTGGTCCATCCTCTGGTTACATACACAAGCATCATGAGAAGAACTTCTCCTTGGAAGGAGGGTTGGGGAGAGTAAATGGTGCTATCAATGGTGATTCCTCAAAGCCTATGAggaagaagatagagaaaaagagtaaaagaatTGAGCCCCGTAAGATTTTGTTTCCTAAAAAGGATGTTATGGATCAGATTCAGGAAGCAAGTTATAGAAGTGAAGCAAAAGTTCCTGCTGAGAGAAAATTTTCACGTGGCAATCAAATGGAAGATATTTATGGTTGCATATATGAGGATGAGAGAGAGTACCTTGGACTGGAGAATAAAATCCAAGAAATTCTGCATCAATCACCATTGATAGACAAGACTAATCTCCAGGGAGATTTTAACAGTCCAGTAAATCAACAAGACGTTGCTAGTCCATCTTTAAATAATGATGTGCAACTGCAAGATAATTTTCAAAGTCCTATATTTGGATTTAAAACACCCATCTCAAGTTCTAACCCTACCGCAGCTCCTAAAACAGACCGAGCAGTAGATGACTCACATACCTCAACTCCAAAAATGGACCAACTATTACCTGGTGTTCACAATCCTGCTCCAGCAGAGAGAATATTTTCTGTGGGACATATCCGTGGCTTCAGTACTTTGCAGACTTCAAAATCAGATTGTCATGGGTCAATCACACAG GGTGACACAGAAGTGCTTACCCCACCCCCGGAACCCGCTGCTGATACTGAAGAGAGGGATACAGAAGATGACTTATCTGAAACATCAGCTGAAGAGAGGGACTATGAGAGTTCAGAAGAGGGTTCACCCATCATTGAAGCATATACTG GTTGCAGAGACAGAGACATATTATCTTCAGAACTTGTTGCTGCCAAGCAGAAAAAATTCATGCTCCATTCAACTAAAAGGCTCCAGATACGTGAAAGCATTAGATTTGATAATAGCAGTCCTACCTCACCCTCTCCAAAAG GGACTGGAGAAAGTAATTGGATGCAAGAACCTTCAGATCAGAGCCAAGACGATGGACTGATGAG GGCTATCAAACTGTTTGCCTTGGAAATTCAAAAACTTCAAAGCAAAATAGAGTCAGAGACCActaaaaaatcatctgaaatccTGATGTCCACTTCTGATGGGATATATTTGCAGTTGCAGAACCTTGGGTCTCATATTCAGACAGATGT AGGGAAGTTCACAAGCATGAGTAAATCGAGAAGAAAAGGATTTGAAGTGAAACTTGAAG AGCAGCACAAAGAATTGAAGTTGATTcatgaaaaattcaaagaagacATTAACCGGCATTTCCAGGACTACAGAACCACATTGGAAGGGCTGGAAGCACACCACCTAGAGCTTAAGGGGACCATGGAGAAGCAAA AAGCATCGCACCGGAAGCTTCTCTTGCAAGTTGAAGAAGGGGTTGAAGCACAACTTAACCATGCTCAGAGAAGAATCACAGCCATCCATGAG TTGGCAAGGGGAAAGATGCTCCAATTGAAACACGTTGTCTCTATGTGTTTGAAGGAGGGTATTCTAAGCTGA
- the LOC121263321 gene encoding meiosis-specific protein ASY3 isoform X1: MEVDAPQTLLDDWMSDCRSIGSNRYRSSQSRKISIGVMVDSVGNKRSRSTKEDKATVASAERMNLNVDTSAEIKKKGQEVTAPVKGKQTDTPEQENSPWITPRSLYPQAPFPESVLHLEQPVTSGQQNNLNGQSSEPATYSVQLFVNKASILESGDGNQKKFDGFTYKRKGVKDRTTERVEEFAFATAQQVHVSDQVVIEDKADKTRNRTGILRMKLWEILGNVSSPKNENSNFQRPEVGTNNMKLGQNFDQNAVTVARCRQNSDTIETDSEASDHASRRPVTRSLTRKRVRQKVQVNGTKCGPSSGYIHKHHEKNFSLEGGLGRVNGAINGDSSKPMRKKIEKKSKRIEPRKILFPKKDVMDQIQEASYRSEAKVPAERKFSRGNQMEDIYGCIYEDEREYLGLENKIQEILHQSPLIDKTNLQGDFNSPVNQQDVASPSLNNDVQLQDNFQSPIFGFKTPISSSNPTAAPKTDRAVDDSHTSTPKMDQLLPGVHNPAPAERIFSVGHIRGFSTLQTSKSDCHGSITQAYFFVQLFRGYSIAFVLFAKLEHCFCILYFLIVLQGDTEVLTPPPEPAADTEERDTEDDLSETSAEERDYESSEEGSPIIEAYTGCRDRDILSSELVAAKQKKFMLHSTKRLQIRESIRFDNSSPTSPSPKGTGESNWMQEPSDQSQDDGLMRAIKLFALEIQKLQSKIESETTKKSSEILMSTSDGIYLQLQNLGSHIQTDVGKFTSMSKSRRKGFEVKLEEQHKELKLIHEKFKEDINRHFQDYRTTLEGLEAHHLELKGTMEKQKASHRKLLLQVEEGVEAQLNHAQRRITAIHELARGKMLQLKHVVSMCLKEGILS; this comes from the exons ATGGAGGTTGATGCACCGCAAACTCTACTAGAT GATTGGATGAGTGATTGCCGGAGTATTGGAAGCAATCGTTATCGGTCCAGTCAATCTAGGAAGATCTCCATTGGAGTAATGGTTGACTCAGTAGGCAATAAAAGGTCTAGATCTACAAAGGAAGATAAGGCTACAGTGGCAAGTGCAGAAAGGATGAATCTTAATGTTGATACTTCcgcagaaataaaaaagaaggggCAAGAAGTCACAGCTCCTGTCAAAGGGAAACAAACGGACACTCCGGAGCAGGAGAACTCCCCATGGATTACTCCAAGATCACTTTATCCGCAAGCACCTTTTCCAGAGTCTGTTCTTCATTTAGAGCAACCAGTCACTAGTGGCCAGCAAAACAACCTTAACGGACAAAGTAGTGAACCAGCAACATACTCGGTTCAGTTGTTTGTGAACAAGGCATCAATTTTAGAGTCTGGCGATGGCAACCAGAAGAAGTTTGATGGGTTTACCTACAAAAGGAAGGGAGTAAAGGACAGAACCACAGAGAGGGTGGAGGAATTTGCATTTGCCACTGCACAACAAGTTCACGTGTCCGACCAAGTTGTGATAGAGGATAAAGCAGACAAAACAAGAAACAGGACTGGAATTTTGAGAATGAAGCTTTGGGAAATACTTGGCAATGTTTCTTCGCCTAAAAATGAGAATTCTAACTTTCAGAGACCTGAGGTTGGCACCAATAATATGAAGCTGGGGCAGAATTTTGATCAGAATGCTGTTACAGTTGCCAGGTGTAGACAGAATTCAGATACGATAGAAACTGATTCTGAAGCTTCTGATCATGCTAGCAGGAGACCAGTAACTCGTTCTTTGACGCGTAAAAGAGTGAGACAGAAAGTGCAAGTAAATGGGACTAAATGTGGTCCATCCTCTGGTTACATACACAAGCATCATGAGAAGAACTTCTCCTTGGAAGGAGGGTTGGGGAGAGTAAATGGTGCTATCAATGGTGATTCCTCAAAGCCTATGAggaagaagatagagaaaaagagtaaaagaatTGAGCCCCGTAAGATTTTGTTTCCTAAAAAGGATGTTATGGATCAGATTCAGGAAGCAAGTTATAGAAGTGAAGCAAAAGTTCCTGCTGAGAGAAAATTTTCACGTGGCAATCAAATGGAAGATATTTATGGTTGCATATATGAGGATGAGAGAGAGTACCTTGGACTGGAGAATAAAATCCAAGAAATTCTGCATCAATCACCATTGATAGACAAGACTAATCTCCAGGGAGATTTTAACAGTCCAGTAAATCAACAAGACGTTGCTAGTCCATCTTTAAATAATGATGTGCAACTGCAAGATAATTTTCAAAGTCCTATATTTGGATTTAAAACACCCATCTCAAGTTCTAACCCTACCGCAGCTCCTAAAACAGACCGAGCAGTAGATGACTCACATACCTCAACTCCAAAAATGGACCAACTATTACCTGGTGTTCACAATCCTGCTCCAGCAGAGAGAATATTTTCTGTGGGACATATCCGTGGCTTCAGTACTTTGCAGACTTCAAAATCAGATTGTCATGGGTCAATCACACAGGCATATTTTTTTGTACAATTATTTAGAGGTTATAGTATTGCATTTGTGTTGTTTGCTAAGCTGGAGCATTGCTTCTGTATTTTGTATTTCCTTATTGTACTTCAGGGTGACACAGAAGTGCTTACCCCACCCCCGGAACCCGCTGCTGATACTGAAGAGAGGGATACAGAAGATGACTTATCTGAAACATCAGCTGAAGAGAGGGACTATGAGAGTTCAGAAGAGGGTTCACCCATCATTGAAGCATATACTG GTTGCAGAGACAGAGACATATTATCTTCAGAACTTGTTGCTGCCAAGCAGAAAAAATTCATGCTCCATTCAACTAAAAGGCTCCAGATACGTGAAAGCATTAGATTTGATAATAGCAGTCCTACCTCACCCTCTCCAAAAG GGACTGGAGAAAGTAATTGGATGCAAGAACCTTCAGATCAGAGCCAAGACGATGGACTGATGAG GGCTATCAAACTGTTTGCCTTGGAAATTCAAAAACTTCAAAGCAAAATAGAGTCAGAGACCActaaaaaatcatctgaaatccTGATGTCCACTTCTGATGGGATATATTTGCAGTTGCAGAACCTTGGGTCTCATATTCAGACAGATGT AGGGAAGTTCACAAGCATGAGTAAATCGAGAAGAAAAGGATTTGAAGTGAAACTTGAAG AGCAGCACAAAGAATTGAAGTTGATTcatgaaaaattcaaagaagacATTAACCGGCATTTCCAGGACTACAGAACCACATTGGAAGGGCTGGAAGCACACCACCTAGAGCTTAAGGGGACCATGGAGAAGCAAA AAGCATCGCACCGGAAGCTTCTCTTGCAAGTTGAAGAAGGGGTTGAAGCACAACTTAACCATGCTCAGAGAAGAATCACAGCCATCCATGAG TTGGCAAGGGGAAAGATGCTCCAATTGAAACACGTTGTCTCTATGTGTTTGAAGGAGGGTATTCTAAGCTGA